The Dermacentor silvarum isolate Dsil-2018 chromosome 3, BIME_Dsil_1.4, whole genome shotgun sequence region atgtgacgtcatcagccggacggccagcgaccccggccgccgacggagaacatgcgtaacatggccgccctcgcttctcactgggccgagtcgcgtcagctctgtgtgtctcccttcgtcagagtgaattcgaattgtttgttgtggtctgtcatgccggaaatattattgtgagcttacggtgcacaatttgtgccgcgtgcgtttgttctgagccgtgagcctgcgaagaaagattgcagcaaacatcggtgacgctgcgctgcgcttcgtgtggaaacaggatcccgcggcgacataccgctgcaaagaaacatcgtacgtgtttgttccgtggtgttttcttttgatcctaagtgaagttacgacgacgagagttcgccaaagtctagtacctactgtgagcggcgggtgtgtttgtgtactgtgcccctgcgtttctcgtcggacgtggcgaagtgatggagcaaaaccattatcaggataaataaGAAAAACGTgtgcggatgaaaccaacctgcgagtttctcaacagaaaagatttgtgaaagcaatctccaacgcaaagattcgttgctgccagctcagcgtgcaaacgaccgatcgttggcagcagtgtgataagatagccgagcttctagcagcgtcgttcgagtgttgtgtagcaccgtcgattgattgctttccaccaatgctaacaatcagtgacttcactatggggcgcgtcaaactcgacgatggctgcctgaatgagcattttgggcctcactaagctaatgatgttttacgtttgttctcttattcgcattacttgtgtgatccagataaccaaaataaacaacgcaaccacatgaatgtgctttggcgtgcaagctgctaacagtggctgtcagtttcgtgttgtctactgctatttcaccagccCTGCtgtgacatgactgtgatttccagtgcagactgctaacagagccataaagcgtgctctgacttctgctatttcactatggggcgcgtcaaactcgacggtggctgcccgaatgagcattttgagcccgccaacgataatcagggttaacaatagtattttcaattcagatatgccagcatttaaatgtgtttctatgccacttcttaaatcgagcacgatgtgtgcaggacgttgcttatcagaattgagcttctattataaggaatatgccataaatggaactgcttatttatttgagaggtcacggaatggatggttggctgttgcgaacccaccggcaaaattttggtagccctaataagggctcttctttcgttaataagaagcctttatgcttcgtcgagtggctcaatgccagacagctcgcagtcggagtcgctttcttcagtgtcatcttcacccagctggatgatgatgggttgaatgtgctcactcccacacgtgtcaagtctgaactttgcctccaagtccatcacatgctgaaagctcttcctccagtcttccgccgttatctgcttgattttctccctcaagatggcgtTGACCGTGGagagcttgaagtctctgttgtcggCAGCGATGCGATTTTGACCTTggccacacaagctcaatgggattaaattcgcagtggtatgGCGGGAGcctcagtacaatgcaaccggcccttacagctgtgttgtctacgatgtagctcagaaagcgtgactttacagatgccaccagctcaagcagctgcttctttatcatcctttcaccgcaggtgatgttcttgcttgtgagccactcctgtatcttttccttcttccggGCCGTCGttggcaatttctcttctcgccggctatggtaaggtgcattgcctaaaacaatgacgctaccagctggcaacttctgcagaaagtcattgaaccagccctcaaagcgattgccgtccatttcctcgtggtggTCGCCTGTCTcgccactcgtcaagatacacaaatcttatttataccgacaaatacgcgtctTAGAAGAAgtcaattttttgagcgggactatttctttagtcgtggaggaattggctgctgtgcttcggtcaactgggcggggcctctcctgtcttctacagTTGTACCCGACTAAAGTGCTCTCCATGCAGCTGAAAATAATGCACAAGTGCATCTCTGACATCTCTTCCAACCAACTTGCGTGCCTGTTGTGCGAAGTGGTTGCTGATATACTGTATTCTGCAACTCCGCTTCATTCAGCCACTGCTGAGATACGGAATCATTGAAATGTTCGCATATGTTATTTAGCACACAACATGCTCTTACGACAATAGGCACATTGCTGATGTCGCACTCCATTCGCTTCATCACAAATCTGAAGCGTGCCTTGAGCCTTCTAAAAGAGTTCTCCACAATTCTTCGTGTTTTGGAGAGTTCATAGTTGAAGTTGCTCTCTTCTGGGGTGTGGTTCGAGCCGGGGAACGGTTTCATGAGGTTGGGTGTAAGAGGGAAAGCTTGATCACACAAAATTAATGGGGGCACAAGAGAAGTGCCAACACAAATGGTCGGGCTCTGAAATTCTGGTTCCTGAATCGCTCTTGTCAAGATGGAGTTGTGAAACACGTGTGCGTCGTGACACCTGCCTGGGGAGCCAACGTTAGTGTAGCGGAAACGGTACTTGTGGTCCACCAGAGCCAGCAGGATCACACTGTACCTGCAAGTAAATACACGTCATGGTGAAGACCAAGTCTGCAACACAAACTTCACTGCATCGAGGTATGAAgcttaaaaaatgtcacagtttcgccctaacggcgaagcaatgaatgcgatagcaacacagcaatgtcatacgaagtaaggtgagcggctttggtaacaatatgaattgtagtaaacatgagctgattaagtaagcaggtgtgctgcggcgtaagtagaccgacatgaagagagactcgatgaccacgagaaggcgcgtgtgaaacggtggtgttgatgagaagcgcttcccgtgggcagcgcgcgtgcgaagggacacaccctTCGGCGCTGCCCGGATcggcgctgcactgccgatccgggcagcattacatgtgtagcgtgcgttggaaaatgtgacccgactattactaactgaagaacaagcgtggtgtgagctgCGCANNNNNNNNNNNNNNNNNNNNNNNNNNNNNNNNNNNNNNNNNNNNNNNNNNNNNNNNNNNNNNNNNNNNNNNNNNNNNNNNNNNNNNNNNNNNNNNNNNNNCGTCTGCGAacgcaggcgtttggtgtgttgcgacaccacggacccgagcacacgagggtcggaccctcccacgcttaaccgtgcgtggcttagccgtgtccggggaaaaggggatcctgggggttgagccgacgctgagtgtttggacctttaaggcccctcagcagaggcaacacacccctttggcctcggcttcacgtaaggtacgtccacactagcgacaaaaacgcgcgcgacacgccgcgcgcggcaagcggtgctgtcgcgcgcggcaagattcacgaaaagcggcagcaacgcgcggcaaacgcgcgaatgggtgcgagacccattttttcGCGGCAGCCGCgaaacgagcaccaatcagaagcgcGCCGCGCTGTTGTGGCGCCAGCTGTCGCACAAGCGTAGAATCATAATGtatgggctctgagatcgaacagtgacaaacacgccgtaaaatctcagaggccatttccagtcaagggggctgtttttgttaagccttcccacaccgccatcgagacgtcgacgaagaagTCGCCTGGCAATGGAGGGTTTTTTAGAAACAGTTCGGGGATATCCGTGCCTGTATGACAAGTCGAACGGCGATTTTAAAGACAAGGATCTGCGCGCCAACCGCTGGCACATTATTGGACAGCAGTTTGGCATGACAGGTGAGTAATTGGTGAAATTTTCTGAATGTTGCGGAACATGTGCGAGCATGTCATTGTGTTTGTATATACCATGCAGGCGAGCAGGCAGCGGGGAAATTTAAAAACTTCCGCGACCGCTGGCTCAAAATAGCCCTTGAAAAAAAGAAGGCCTGCAAGAGTGGTGCTCCCGGCAAGGACGGGAAAGTGAAGACCGAGTGGACGTACTTTGATATTGTCGACAGCATCCTGCGGAGCACACCGTACTACGCGGAAAAGTAAGGTGCACTTGTGAAGTGTCGTTCACCTCTGTTCCCGCTCACACGGGGAACTGATCTGATGCATATATTGGAATATTTGCTCCCTGCGTAAATGTATGCTCGCTAGTGCACGGGTACATGTACTACCGTGTTCAGAAATGCGACTTAGTTTTGCCGTGGCTCACGTGAACGGCtgacgcgccgaaggaaacgaaATGACCCTCTCGGACATGTTCATTACAGGCGATTCTTAATCTTTTGTAGACCAAGTCCAGTCGCGAAATTAATTTCTGAATACGGCCGCTCTCTTATCATGCTAAAAAATGGTGCTGTGTTGTTCAATACTTCGAAGAGGCATGTGTCCGACGCGCGCCGTGCACGAAGCGAATTCGTGCAGTGCACGGCCGGACGTATTTCTGTATTTCTTCGTTAAATAAGGAGTTTTGATCCTAGAACACATTCATACATATCATTTTCACGTAGAAATATTAAACGCGGTTGAATAACAGCTCGCGGTTTTGTTTTCTGCCGGTCATGCCCGCCGCCTTTCTTCATGTTGCAGCATTTAGTGACTGCATTTGTTACCTATCACTCCAATTTTCAATATTTTCCTGCCCTCGTCTGATGGCTGCGATATCCCGTGCTTGCAAACTCCTAATTCGCTGCTCTCGCATAGCCGACATTATCGAAGCAGTTACTAAATTACTGTCATTTTTTCGTTTCCTTATTTTGTTGCTCGGGGGTTTTACTGTACGATGCAGAACAGGTTTTATTATTTAGATATAGCTGCATAATTGAGAAATGTTAACCTATGTGCGTGTATCGTGGAATACAATACTCGATGTATGGTTGCTTTTCAGATTGACCACGAATATCCCACTGCTACAAAATGGGTAGGTAGTAATCCTTTATTTAACGATGTCCTTGAAGACTTAAATTAGGTGTTTACACACTGATTCCTGCCCTCACAGACACCTGCAGCAGGCCGAAGAGGCACTCCCAACTAGTAGTGCTGCAGGCGATTggtattttgtttctttgtttacgTACTTGGAACTGCATGTGGTACTCTGACAAATATTGATTCAGCATAAATAAATCTTATATGCAGTTGGCCCAGCCCATCGCCTGCTGAAGAACTGCTGGATGAAATGTATGCTTTGTCACATTTTGTTTGCACTACCATCTAACACGTCTGTGTACTTCTGTTTATTATTTGTTGATGTTAATGCAGATGCTCTGGGAGAACACCTATGTGCCACTCGGACGACGAGGAGAGCTATGGGTGGGTACTTGTAAATTTATTATGAATGATCAATCATAGAACACACATCCATGAAACACACTTGCTAAATGAAATATTTTATTACTTACAAAGACAGATAATAATGTATAGCATAAATTGTCTTGCTGGCAGTAAAATGCTGTGCACCACATACTGGACGCTTCATATCCTGTTGTCTTATCGAAATACATTCTCTATGTATTTCAGCTTGCTCAGTCCAACACTGAGTGAGGCTGAAGCATCTTCCGGGTGAGCTTGTCTCAAGGTATGCTACGTTGTACCTCTCCTAACAGATGATAATTTTCTTTTCATGCGCCACCAGGTCCAGCAGTGGCACGAACGGAGTGCAGCCACCAGCGAAGCCACCAGCGCAGCCCTCCCAAGCGCGACTTTCCGTGGCACCACAGTCTCGGTAGCTCTGCTGTTCATTTTTCCTGCAAAATATTTTACGTCTGTGTAACTGTTCACTAAAACTGCGGCGTTGTCATTACagtaaaagaagaaagaatgacACATTTGAAGAAGCTGTTCAAGAAGCGTTGGGGAGCTGCAGCACCACATTAAGTAGAATTCAGAGCGCAAGGGAGCTCGCAGTTCCCAGTGCCCAAAGCCCACCAGATGAATGCCAGGAGGCGGCCACTTGGATGGCCACAAAACTGCGCAAACTTCCGCCAAGAAAACGTTCTGAAATACTGTTTAAAATTAATTCCCTTATTTTTGAGGCCGAGATGGAGCTTCCCGAGTGAATACGTGTATATTGAGCTATGTTCCAGCAATAAAGAACGCACTCCAATTTGTGCAGCATTATTGTGAATTTATGCGCCTGCAACATATGTTTTGAGCAAATGATTCAAAAACTGCATCATTACCTCTATTCCCGCGCGGGTCACTATCCTCTCCTGCCATGGCACCCGTCCTTCATTCATAAAGTAGGTTGCCAAGTGGTTGCGCATATCCATAGCTGTCCTGCAAAAGCAACAAAATGCAACACCATCAGTGGCCCAACAAGGGAATCTTGATTGTGCATGCTTTCACTTGCGAGATAGTTTACCTTGCTGAATGATATCCAGACATAGTGACGAGATCCCCCATGCCCGGCAGGCTGTCACTGCCAGCTCTCCAGGATCCTTCTACGATGTTGCCTTCCCAGTCCTCATGATCAGTGAAACCCGGAGGGCTGTATGCAGATCGCGATTGCGGCGAACTCAGCAGGAAGTTGTGCAATACAACGCATGACTTCACAATATTTTGTGTTGTTTCCTCCGATGCACGAAACGGTCGCCGCAAAATTCTCCATCTGCTTGACATGATTCCGAAGGCATTTTCAATCAACCGTCTTGCTCGGCTCAAGCGATAGTTGAACGTTGCCCTTTTCAGGTACTCTTGCCGCTGAGCTGGGTCATTCCTGAACTTCTGCAGATCTGACAAAAAGGGAAACAGTACATCACAGGCCATTCGTCATTTGGCCATGTGCTAAGTAGCTAAACCAGTGTTATCTATGGTGTACGCTTATATCTCATTGATTTATGTCAATTGAAAGCGTTGCAATTTACATGCAGAGTTCAATGTAGCTTTAATTAACATTATAAAAAAAGGAGCAGAACACCATAATTTACTAGAAAAGCAGCATAAATAGTGTGTTAAAGGCAGAGATATGCAGTGAAAATAACTTCCAACTGACCTCGTCTTGGATAGGGCCTCATCATGAATGGCTTCAGCGGAAAAGCTTCATCGCCAACCATGTGGTATGGAATGGGACCTATTGAGCCAATGCTCCTTGGCTGAGGAATGCCCAACAAACCCTTTTCCAGCACTTCTAGTAGAGGAGATCGCTGAAATATACCGCTGTCACCTTCACCGCCGTAATGGCCAATGTCTACATAGGTGAACCTAGAAGTAGACACACATTAGTACAATAAAGAACACACCCCTGTACATTCTCTATTTATTTTGCAGTTGTCTACTGAATTATGTACTACATTCGTTATTCTAAGTTTATAATAAACACACAAAGTTCGCAAAGGCGTCTGTTGCAAATTAGAGCACACTGACAGTTGAGCTTGCTGTGGTAACATGAGACCTTTTGAGTGCAAGCTGAGGAAATCAACACAGTAAAGTTCAAAGCATTGACAGAATTCACTTACTTGTAATGTGCATCACACACAGCAAGGAGGACAACACTGAATGTTTTCTTATAATTTAAATTCCTCGATCCTGAGTTGTCTGGGCATTGGATGTGCACATGTTTGCCGTCGATGCTACCTATGCAATTGGGAAAGTGCCAAAATTCTTCCATGTCTGCAGCGATCTGAAAATAGCAAAGCCAAATTTATCACCCATATTACGCACTCGACCAGCACAAACTCATAATACAGAACGGTGTCATATTGAACCATTGCACGGTATCCTTAGAAAGCACTGCTATACCTTGGTTGCTCAGATTCCAGACAACATAAATTACACCGCTTCTCTGCTTACCTTTAGCCACTCCTGGGAAGTTGCTGGAAATCTTAAATACGTTGACTGAAGAGCGTCCCAAAGGGCGGAAGTTGTTTGTCTGACAATTTCACATGCTGTTGACCTCCCTGTTAGAAAATTGTAGGATAAGCTCCTGAAGGTGTCTCCATTCGCAAGGAACCTGTAAAAAATCATTTAAACTTTTATTTTGAAATTAACACTCAGTACTGTGCTCTACAAAATATTTTCTGGGCATTCCACACTAAAAATGCAAATATAGTTTCAATAATAACATAAACAGCTAAGTAAATAATTACGGACTGGCCTGTTCATTTTTGCACAACCGAAAACACTGAATGAAGATAAACTCGGGCTTGACGTGCTAGAACAACGAATTGATAATGTGGCACGCCATAAGTAAGTGTGTGCAAGCGTgcagaaaaaggggggggggggcatttttgGTCGCCTACGGTTCTTGAGCGTGcaccaatgcacggtacagagGCATTTCGGTGCGTCGATCTCGCAATGAAACTATGCGCTGTGCGCTAAGTTTCCCGCGCGTAAATAAGATTTCATTTAGGTGTCAGTACAAGTGTAGCATGGATATTCGGTATTCCCGCGTCACAGAAAGAAATAGGGTTTAAATAAAGCTTACCGTATCGTCATTGCTAGTCGATCATGACCAGAAATGGGATCGCGGAACGGTGTCACCTGCCGCTCAATCAGGGGCCGCACGAGACCGAGCAAAGTGTCGAAGACACTCGGCGGCATTCGCAGGTAGCTACAAGAAACGGCACAATCTTTTGTGAGCCTCTACGATATGCAGGTTGCAAGCACTGAATTGAATGAAGAAGTAGTTATCGGATCACTTACTCTCTGAAGTATCTTTCGTCTCTCGCGCGCAGGCGGGGaagcagagtgtgcgcctggctctcagtgtccctgtaccgccatatagggcgcacccaaaactttctcgtccgctgtctggcacgtcgacgtcgcacaagtaaagaacaaataagtattatagtgttcacagtcaccagtagctccTCGTCCGTATCCGACATGCCTGAGCGTGACCGGCAGTGGCGCAAAGAAACACAGACACTTCAACACGAAATCGGCAGAAGGGAGAGCGtgttgtcacgagaagtatcgaatggaacgagacaacgcgggACTCCACGCGCCGTTGTcgcgtgccgcaaaacgcgaATGTGGACTTGCCCGGGCGCgtctgccgcgcgggcgcttgccgcgcgcggcgtgtcgcgcgcgtttttgtcgctagtgtggacgtacctgtagacggcaccctcggactgacccacccgggggaaatcggtag contains the following coding sequences:
- the LOC125944553 gene encoding uncharacterized protein LOC125944553 produces the protein MEGFLETVRGYPCLYDKSNGDFKDKDLRANRWHIIGQQFGMTGEQAAGKFKNFRDRWLKIALEKKKACKSGAPGKDGKVKTEWTYFDIVDSILRSTPYYAEK
- the LOC119445965 gene encoding uncharacterized protein LOC119445965 isoform X2; this encodes MSDTDEELLVTVNTIILICSLLVRRRRARQRTRKFWVRPIWRYRDTESQAHTLLPRLRARDERYFRDYLRMPPSVFDTLLGLVRPLIERQVTPFRDPISGHDRLAMTIRFLANGDTFRSLSYNFLTGRSTACEIVRQTTSALWDALQSTYLRFPATSQEWLKIAADMEEFWHFPNCIGSIDGKHVHIQCPDNSGSRNLNYKKTFSVVLLAVCDAHYKFTYVDIGHYGGEGDSGIFQRSPLLEVLEKGLLGIPQPRSIGSIGPIPYHMVGDEAFPLKPFMMRPYPRRDLQKFRNDPAQRQEYLKRATFNYRLSRARRLIENAFGIMSSRWRILRRPFRASEETTQNIVKSCVVLHNFLLSSPQSRSAYSPPGFTDHEDWEGNIVEGSWRAGSDSLPGMGDLVTMSGYHSARTAMDMRNHLATYFMNEGRVPWQERIVTRAGIEEK
- the LOC119445965 gene encoding uncharacterized protein LOC119445965 isoform X1; this encodes MSDTDEELLVTVNTIILICSLLVRRRRARQRTRKFWVRPIWRYRDTESQAHTLLPRLRARDERYFRDYLRMPPSVFDTLLGLVRPLIERQVTPFRDPISGHDRLAMTIRFLANGDTFRSLSYNFLTGRSTACEIVRQTTSALWDALQSTYLRFPATSQEWLKIAADMEEFWHFPNCIGSIDGKHVHIQCPDNSGSRNLNYKKTFSVVLLAVCDAHYKFTYVDIGHYGGEGDSGIFQRSPLLEVLEKGLLGIPQPRSIGSIGPIPYHMVGDEAFPLKPFMMRPYPRRDLQKFRNDPAQRQEYLKRATFNYRLSRARRLIENAFGIMSSRWRILRRPFRASEETTQNIVKSCVVLHNFLLSSPQSRSAYSPPGFTDHEDWEGNIVEGSWRAGSDSLPGMGDLVTMSGYHSARTAMDMRNHLATYFMNEGRVPWQERIVTRAGIEVMMQFLNHLLKTYVAGA